From Bradyrhizobium sp. sBnM-33:
GACGCCGTTCTCATCTACGACAACGGCTCCAGCGCCTACGACAGCGCCACCTTGAGCGCGGCGCTTCGATCGATCGCGGGCATCCGATGCTCGGTCGTGATGGAGTGGCCCTTCAAGTACGGCCCGCAGGGCGCCAATAGCTGGGATCACTGGGATTCCGATTTCTGCCAGCTGGGAGCCTGGGAGCACGCAAGGTGGCGGTTCCTGCAGCATGCCCGAAGCGCCATGAATTCCGACATCGACGAGCTGGTACTCTCGAAGAACGGAAAGTCGGTATTCGAAGCCGCCGAGCAATCATGGACAGGCCTTGTTCGCTATCGGGGACGATGGATCATCGGCATCGACGACGGTCTCCGCGACGACATGCGCATTCCGCATCGCCACGCCGACTTCTCGATCTTCATGCCGCCGAAATACGAGCTCTCACGGCTGGTGATGCGACGTGACGCCAATGCGTGCCTGCCGAAATGGACGGTGGTTCCCGGCCGGTGTCCGACGCATGCGCAATGGCACGTGCATTCGATCTTCTCCTGGTGGACCTCGTATTTCTGCACCAAGGACTTTTCGTTCCGGCATTTTCGCGAGATCGGCAGCAACTGGAAATATCAACGCACCAACCGCGTGCCGTTCGATCCTTCGATTCACAAGGCGGACCAGGCGTTGTTGCAAGCGTTTCAGCGGGTGGATTGGGAAAACTAGAATGAACAGGGCATCCCCCACGTCAGAATGGATGGATTCGATGAACGAGGCAGTCACGATCGGCCACGCGCCGGCGACAGCAAACTCTCCGCAAACCGTGCCGCATCCGCAGGCGCTGCTCGAGCTAGTGCACGGCGAGGCGCGCCAGAGTCTGCTCACGGTTCATGCCATTCTCGAAGCGTCGCTGCCTGAAGGCGAACTCTCGATTTACGAAGCCGGCGGCGGCTCGACCAGCTTCCTGCCGCTCAAAGTGCTGCATCGCGCCAACGTCACCGTGGTCGATATCGACGAGGACCAGATCCGCAACAACGATTACGCGCAGCAGGCCATCCTCGGCGACATCCAGACCCATCGCTTCCGGCCCAACAGCTTCGACCTGGTGATCTGCTACAACGTGATCGAGCACGTACCCGACGTCGAAGCGGCATTGCTGCGCTTTTGCGAAGCGCTGAAGCCGAACGGCCTCATCCTGATCGGCGCGCCCAATCCGCGCTCGCTGTCCGGCTTTGTCACCAAATACTCGCCGCACTGGTTCCATGTCTGGTTCTACCGCCATGTCCGCGGCGACAACAAAGCCGGCCTGCCCGGCCACGCACCGTTCCCAACGCTGTTCCATCCGCTGGTCACGCTTTCCAATCTGGAAGCATTCGCCGAACAGCACGGCCTGCAGATGATCTATCGCAAGCAGTATGAGAGCCCTCGCTATCCGGAGATGCGGCTGCGCATGCCCGCCTTCGCTGCGCTGGTCGATGCCGCCGCGCGCGCGATGAACTTCTTCCTGCCCGGCCGCACCGACGTGCGGCAGGGTGACTACCATGTGATCCTGCGAAAGCGCTGAACCATGAACGCGATGTGGTCAGAGGCAAGGGCAAAGGTCGGCCACCGGCTGGCGATGCATTTGCACGTCGATCTGTTCCGGCTGCGCACCAGCACGCCGATGCTCAGTTTCACCTTCGACGACCTGCCAAAGAGCGCGGTGACGACCGGCGCTGCGATGCTCGAAGCGCATGGCGCGCGGGGAACGTTCTATGTCTCGGGCAGTCTGGTCGGCGCCGATGCGCCGGACTGGGTGACGGGCGATGGCGAGGATGTGGTCTCGCTTCACCACGGGGGTCACGAGATCGGCTGCCACACGTTTTCGCATCAGCGCGCCTGCGACCTCGACGAGGGCGCGATGCGACAGGAAATCCTGCGCAACCGCGCTTACCTTCACGCGCTCGACCCTTCGATACGGATCGATAGTTTTGCCTATCCGTTCGGATACGGCTCCTACGCCCGCAAGCATCAGCTCAAAAAGGAATTCGAGACCTGCCGCAGCATCGTCCAGGGCGTCAACAGCGGCGGCGTGGATCTGCAGTTCCTGCGCGCGATGCCGCTGATCGATCGCGAGATGGACCGTGACGGGATTGAACGCGCGTTTGACGACGCGCAAACCAATAATGGATGGTTAATTTTCTACGGCCACGACGTCACCAACCGGCCGAGCCCCTATGGCTGCTCGCCTGCCCTGCTCGAGCATGCGCTCGCAGCGGCATCGCGGCGGAAAATTCCTATCCTCACCGTGGCGGAGGCGATGCGATGCGCCCGCGGTTAAACGCTTTGTTTGCCATTTCGGTGAATAGTCTCTCGGTGAGTATGGTTAATTTTCCCTGTTGCGTTTCTTCAGCGCTTTTTTCCGGCGCGCCTGGCGTGACCCGAAGAGTAACCCCTCAGCCGATGCGTGCGGCAGTTCGAATGGATGCTGGGGTCGATGCTTATCTATGACCAGCCGATAAAGCCTGACGCCAGGCCCGCCGCGGCGACCGCGCCGGCCGGCTTCAGCTTGCTCGATCTGGCCCAGCTGCTGTGGCAACGGAAGGCGGCGATCGCATCAGCGGCGCTGATCTCCGCCTGCATTGCCGTTGCGGTCGGCAAGTGCCTGACGCCGAAATACACCGCCTCCACCCAGCTCTACGTCGATCCCCGCGAATTGCAGTTGGTCGATCGCGAATTGACGCCCCGCGCCCAGGATATTTCCGGCCTCGCGATGGTGGTGGAAAGCCAGGCGCGCGTCATCACCTCGAACAACGTGCTGCTGCAGGTGATCCGCGACACCAATCTGGAAAAGGATCCGGAGTTCGGCGGCGGCGATGCCAAGGGCTTGCTCGGATCGCTGCTCGGCCTGTTCGGCATCGAGCTACGCCCGACCGCCGAGCAGCAGAAGCAAATTCAGATGGGCGCGCTGGAAGCGCTTAATCGCCACGTCAACGTCAAGAAGACCGATCGGACCTTCATCGTCGACATCGACGTCTGGTCGTACGAGCCCGCCAAAGCCGCGATGCTCGCCAACGCGATCTCAAAAGCCTATTTGGCCGAATCCAAACAGTCGCAGGCCGCCGCCGCGCGGCGCGCGACCAGCGATCTTTCCGGCCGGCTGAAGGAGCTGCAGGAACGGCTTCGCAATGCCGAGAACACGCTTGCGGTCTACAAGGCGCAAAACAACTTTGTCGGCACCCAGGACACGCTGATCAGCGACCAGCAGCTCTCCGCCAGCAACCAGCGGCTCGCCGCGGCGCGTGCGCTGACGCTCGACGCGCAGGCCAAATTCGACCAGATCGCAGCCAGTCGCAAGGCATCAAGCGACGCCGGCGCCATTCCCGAGGCGCTGCAGTCGCCGACCATTGCCAATCTGCGGGCGCAATTTGCCGAGGCGCGAAAGCGCCAGGCTGAACTGCAGAGCGAACTGGGGCCGCGCCATCCGGCGCTGCGCCAGATGGAGCAGCAGGTGCAGGACCTGCGCCGCGCCATCAATGAAGAGGTCGAGCGCTTCGCGCAAGCCGCGAAGAACGACCTGATCCGCGCCCGTGATTACGAGGCATCGCTCAACAAGGCGCTG
This genomic window contains:
- a CDS encoding class I SAM-dependent methyltransferase, with amino-acid sequence MNEAVTIGHAPATANSPQTVPHPQALLELVHGEARQSLLTVHAILEASLPEGELSIYEAGGGSTSFLPLKVLHRANVTVVDIDEDQIRNNDYAQQAILGDIQTHRFRPNSFDLVICYNVIEHVPDVEAALLRFCEALKPNGLILIGAPNPRSLSGFVTKYSPHWFHVWFYRHVRGDNKAGLPGHAPFPTLFHPLVTLSNLEAFAEQHGLQMIYRKQYESPRYPEMRLRMPAFAALVDAAARAMNFFLPGRTDVRQGDYHVILRKR
- a CDS encoding polysaccharide deacetylase family protein; protein product: MNAMWSEARAKVGHRLAMHLHVDLFRLRTSTPMLSFTFDDLPKSAVTTGAAMLEAHGARGTFYVSGSLVGADAPDWVTGDGEDVVSLHHGGHEIGCHTFSHQRACDLDEGAMRQEILRNRAYLHALDPSIRIDSFAYPFGYGSYARKHQLKKEFETCRSIVQGVNSGGVDLQFLRAMPLIDREMDRDGIERAFDDAQTNNGWLIFYGHDVTNRPSPYGCSPALLEHALAAASRRKIPILTVAEAMRCARG